AGTATTTTTAGCTAAATCATTCGTGACTAAACCACCTAGAGCCTCGGAACCATTGGCTATAATCATTTTAACTAAATCCTCACGATTGATTGTTAGGGCAATTGCTTCTCTAACTTTTTGATTTTTCAACGCTGGGTGATCAATCTGGTTCAATTCCAAATAGACAGATCTAGCTTCCAATGGCGCTTTAAATTCTGGATTATCGATATATTGTTTTGCTTGTTCCCCAGTCAAACGAACTAAATCAATCGTATCATTTTCATATAAATTAATTCCAGTTGTTGCTTCTTTAATCACTTGATTAGTCACTTTATCCAAGGAAACATTTTTCTTATCCCAATAACTTGGATTTTTTTCATAATTCCAAGATAAGCCTGTGCCATCCCATTCAGTCAACACAAAAGGTCCATTATAAATAGCTCGTTCGCTATTCGTACCAAATTGTTCACCTTCTTTTTTTACAAATTTTTCATTTTGCGGAAAGAAAGTTCCTCGAGTAATCGTTGTCAAAAAGTTTTCTGTAGGTTTTTCTACCTTAACTTCTAATGTTAACTCATCCATTGCCTTTATTCCTAATTCTTCGCTAGCAACAGTACCATCCATAATTTTTTGTGCATTTTTAACATCTTTCATAATAAAGGCATAGTTGGCTGCTGTCTTTGGGTCGATAACTCTCTTCCATCCAAATTCAAAGTCAGCTGCAGTAACAGCATCTCCATTTGACCAAACTAAATTAGGTTTTAATTTAAATGTATAGGTTAACCCATCTTCACTTACTTCAGCTTCCCCATCTGCTGCTGCCGGAATTGGATTGCCTTTCTGATCAAGTCGATAAAGTCCTTCCATAACTTGATTAAGTGCATTAAAACTGATTGCATCTTGAACCAAGGCTGGATCCACTGTTGGCAACTCCGCTGGCACACTTAAATTCAATACTTCTAATTTTTCATCTGCACTACTACTTGATTGACTGTTATCCTTATCATTTCCTCCACATGCAGTTAACATAGTTATACTTAAAATGGATAAAAATACAACAAAAACCATTTTTTTCATTTTTATATTCCCCCCTAAAAAAATTAAACATTGCTTTATCAGGTAATCTTTTTATTATTTAAACCATCATACACAACAATCACAACGATTACAAGTACTTTCATAAAAGAAAAACCTTCCATTTGATTATACATAAAAAATGTATATTATATGTATTTTATTTATGAGTGATTTTTTTCAATCAATCGCTGATGTTATCCACTTTATATTTACGAGGTTGATTTCAACTTACAAATTTTTCTTATTTCCAACTATTTTTATACATTTTATTTTTTATAATTAATCTTCAACACTTCTAAAAGGATGGATAAGACAAAAAAGGCATCTAGAACAAATTGTTCTAGATGCCTTTTTTAGCTTCTAAATGAATGATTTAGTTTTTGTCGCGTTTAAATTTCTTTTCAAATAACGGACTTACAGATTTGTTTTCATGGATACGTTTGATTGCATCTCCCATTAAAACACCCACGCTAATTTCAACGATTTTCTCACATTTACGATCTTCTGGTAAATAGATAGAATCTGTAACAATTAATTGTTTAATTGCTGAATCTTGAATGCGTTGTAAAGCTGGGCCAGATAACACTGGATGAGTACAACAAGCATAAACCTCTGTTGCACCTGCTTCTGCTAATGCACCTGCTGCTAATGTGATCGTACCGGCAGTATCAATCATATCATCAATCAGAATACATTTTTTACCTTCAACATTCCCAATGATATTCATCACTTCTGCAACGTTGGCTTTTGGACGACGTTTATCAATAATCGCAATTGGCGCTTTTAAAAATTCTGCTAACTTACGAGCACGAGTTACTCCACCATGGTCAGGTGAAACAACGACTACATCATCATTAGCAATATCATGATTTAAGAAATAGTTCGCTAATAAAGGTGCGCCCATCAAATGATCGACTGGTAAATCAAAGAATCCTTGAATTTGTGAAGCATGTAAATCCAATGTCAAAATACGATCTGCTCCAGCAGCTGTAATCATGTTGGCAACTAATTTTGCTGTGATTGGCTCTCTCGAACGAGCTTTACGATCTTGTCTAGCATATCCATAATATGGAATAACTAAATTGATTGTTTTAGCACTTGCTCGTTTTAAAGCATCAATCATAATCAATAACTCCATTAAGTTATCATTGACAGGACTAGAAGTTGATTGAACAATATAAACATGGTCCCCTCGAATACTTTCTTCAATGTTGATTCGAATTTCTCCATCGCTGAATTGATCCACAGATAATTTTCCTAATTCTACCCCCACCTCGTTAGCAATTTTCTCCGCTAACGGTCTGTTTGAGTTTAATGCAAAAATCTTGAGCTTTGGATCAAAATAATGTTCTGACATAATAGCCTCCACTTTCTGTTTTTAACTTGGTTGTTGTTTCTTCACTATTAATACTATGCATTTTTCACTAAGAAATCAAGCTAAATCATTCATATAATCATAATATTTAAAATTTAATTTTTTTGACTTATTTTAGCAATATTTTTAATGAGGTAACCGATCAAAATAATCAGGTTTATTCTCTTGTCTAGCTCTAGCAATTGCCAAGCTTCCAGTTGGAACATCGCTTGTAATGGTTGATCCAGCAGCAATATAGCTATCCTTTTCAATCGCTACTGGTGCTACTAAATTCGCATTACAACCAATAAAGACGTTGTCTCCAACAGTTGCACGATGTTTATTTTTTCCATCATAATTCACAAAAATTGTCCCACAACCAACATTGATATTTTCGCCTAAATCAGCATCACCAACATAAGTTAAGTGCCCAACTTTTGTATCATTCGCAATTGTTGAATTTTTCACTTCGACAAAATTACCTAAGTGCACACGCTCACCAATCTTACTCGCTGGACGTAAGTGACTATAGGGTCCAATATTGCTATCACTTGCCATTTCTGAAGACTCAATATTTGAGCTAGTTACTTTAATACGATCCCCTAAAATGCTGTCTGAAATTTCTGAGTTGCTACCAATATAACAATCTTCACCGATAACTGTTTTGCCTTTTAATGACACTCCAGCTTCAATAATTGTATCTCGACCAATTTCAACATCTACATCAATATAAGTGTTTTTTGGATCAAGTAACGTTACTCCATTTTCCATATGCTTACGGTTAATTCGATTACGCATCGTTTCAGCAGCTTCTGCTAAAGCAATTCTATCATTAAC
This Carnobacterium maltaromaticum DSM 20342 DNA region includes the following protein-coding sequences:
- a CDS encoding peptide ABC transporter substrate-binding protein, which translates into the protein MKKMVFVVFLSILSITMLTACGGNDKDNSQSSSSADEKLEVLNLSVPAELPTVDPALVQDAISFNALNQVMEGLYRLDQKGNPIPAAADGEAEVSEDGLTYTFKLKPNLVWSNGDAVTAADFEFGWKRVIDPKTAANYAFIMKDVKNAQKIMDGTVASEELGIKAMDELTLEVKVEKPTENFLTTITRGTFFPQNEKFVKKEGEQFGTNSERAIYNGPFVLTEWDGTGLSWNYEKNPSYWDKKNVSLDKVTNQVIKEATTGINLYENDTIDLVRLTGEQAKQYIDNPEFKAPLEARSVYLELNQIDHPALKNQKVREAIALTINREDLVKMIIANGSEALGGLVTNDLAKNTETKEDFRKASGSYLDYDAKKAKALWTEAQKELGSSTAEIELVTDDDETSKKVSQFIQSSIEAELEGIKVKIRNVPFKNRIELGDTGQFGLLLSGWGADSNDPDAFLNLFLSDSVFNGGKYKNQEYDKLVIAATGEDSSDPNKKWADDLAAEKLLMQDVGIVPLYQKADSMLLKSKVKDYIQYQIGSPNLKYVSIQED
- a CDS encoding ribose-phosphate diphosphokinase, with the protein product MSEHYFDPKLKIFALNSNRPLAEKIANEVGVELGKLSVDQFSDGEIRINIEESIRGDHVYIVQSTSSPVNDNLMELLIMIDALKRASAKTINLVIPYYGYARQDRKARSREPITAKLVANMITAAGADRILTLDLHASQIQGFFDLPVDHLMGAPLLANYFLNHDIANDDVVVVSPDHGGVTRARKLAEFLKAPIAIIDKRRPKANVAEVMNIIGNVEGKKCILIDDMIDTAGTITLAAGALAEAGATEVYACCTHPVLSGPALQRIQDSAIKQLIVTDSIYLPEDRKCEKIVEISVGVLMGDAIKRIHENKSVSPLFEKKFKRDKN
- the glmU gene encoding bifunctional UDP-N-acetylglucosamine diphosphorylase/glucosamine-1-phosphate N-acetyltransferase GlmU, yielding MTQRYAIILAAGQGSRMKSKLYKVLHPVAGKPMVEHVVGQVEAAGSDRIVTIVGFGAEQVKEHLGDRSEYALQAEQLGTGHAVLQAESLLKDKDGITLVICGDTPLLTAETLNDLFDYHQEKGAKATILTAVAEDPTGYGRVLRDDLGIVTRIVEQKDATQEEARVQEINTGTYCFDNKMLFDALTKVGTANAQGEYYLPDVIEIMKSKGQIVAAYRMKKLEEALGVNDRIALAEAAETMRNRINRKHMENGVTLLDPKNTYIDVDVEIGRDTIIEAGVSLKGKTVIGEDCYIGSNSEISDSILGDRIKVTSSNIESSEMASDSNIGPYSHLRPASKIGERVHLGNFVEVKNSTIANDTKVGHLTYVGDADLGENINVGCGTIFVNYDGKNKHRATVGDNVFIGCNANLVAPVAIEKDSYIAAGSTITSDVPTGSLAIARARQENKPDYFDRLPH